A window of the Cannabis sativa cultivar Pink pepper isolate KNU-18-1 chromosome X, ASM2916894v1, whole genome shotgun sequence genome harbors these coding sequences:
- the LOC115700759 gene encoding uncharacterized protein LOC115700759, with product MGKKKKQHQKTKEISVAIAEPASSLKGEPHHHHHHHQSTPRKRGRPRKISIEKSLQKKEEEEEIEVGDDDGIIIISQSQSKKAKIDEHEVVEGETNHHQKLIEDKEESSATIGGGANNNNIKEINHTKKSRRKNKPRKSS from the coding sequence ATGGGTAAGAAGAAGAAGCAGCATCAGAAAACAAAGGAAATTTCAGTAGCCATAGCTGAACCAGCTTCATCTTTAAAAGGAGagcctcatcatcatcatcatcatcatcagtcgACGCCGAGAAAGAGAGGTAGGCCTCGGAAAATTAGCATTGAAAAAAGTCTacagaaaaaagaagaagaagaagaaatagaagTTGGTGATGATGATGGTATCATTATTATTAGCCAGAGTCAATCCAAGAAAGCTAAAATCGATGAACATGAAGTAGTAGAAGGGGAAACTAATCATCATCAAAAGCTAATTGAGGACAAAGAAGAATCATCGGCAACCATTGGAGGAGGagctaataataataacatcaaGGAAATAAATCACACAAAGAAAAGTAGGAGAAAAAACAAACCCAGAAAGAGTAGCTAA